A genomic region of Jeotgalibacillus haloalkalitolerans contains the following coding sequences:
- a CDS encoding anti-repressor SinI family protein, translating into MGRKHEVDVEWMALIEEAVQAGIPVEDIRDFLEGAGSANWRRNDLVVG; encoded by the coding sequence ATGGGTCGTAAACACGAAGTGGATGTTGAATGGATGGCGCTTATTGAGGAAGCTGTACAAGCAGGAATTCCGGTGGAGGATATTAGAGATTTCCTGGAAGGAGCAGGTTCTGCCAATTGGAGGAGGAATGATTTAGTTGTTGGGTAA